CCACCGCCGACTCATTCCCCGCCAACGCAACCACGACCTTCTTCGAAACCCCATGCTCATCCATCCACCGCAAAGCCGACTCCGTCAACCTCCTGCCCAACCCCCGTCCGCGATACCGCGGCTTCAGGTAAAGCGAATCGATCTCGCCGACGCCGCCGCACACGCTGCTGATGCAATACCCCACGTCCCCTCCATGATACACGATCTCAACCCGCAACGCCTTTCCGCCGGCAAGCAGCCCCTCCCTCCTCTGACCAAACGTCCGACCCGATATCTCATCTGAAAACGGCCCGCCCACACCCACGTGAAACTGATTCAGCTCATGCCACAAGGGCGCAACCCGCCCCAGCAGCTCAACGCCCCCGCTGACGATCTCCACCTCGTCCATCCTGACGCCTGGCAATACGCTCCCCTCAGCCGCCGATGACCTCCGATCCTGCACCCCCTCGATGTTCGCCAATACCCTCGTGCCCATACTGACACGCTTCTCCACCGCGTAGCCGTTCGCCTCGTAAAATCCCCGCACCCCCTCGTTCCCCTCCATGATCTGCAGGTTGATCTTCACGCACCCGCGCGACGCCAGACCCCGCTCCGCCCACGACAAAAGCCGCGAACCGATCCCACGCCCCCGACAATCCGGATGAACCGCCAGCGAGTAAATCCATCCTCGGTGCCCATCGTATCCAGCCATCACCGTCCCGACCACCGCTCCATCAACCGTCGCGACCCAAAACAGCCCATCACCCACCGCCAGCTTCTTGTCGATCACCAGACCCGGAGCATTGTGCGCCGCCTCATACCCGAACACCAACTCCCACAGCCGCACCACCTGCCCGCGATGTACCCGCTCGTCAAACGCCACAATCTCAGCCGCCATCGCATTCATCTCCCGATCTCGTCAATCGCAATCTCCGTGCGCCTCGCTTCCGCATTCTTCACGATGCCCAGCGTCGTGAAATCCCCCGGATCCGCGTTCCACGTCAAATAGTTGCCGCGGCTGTCGAAGTAGTATTCCGCCTTCGCCGACGGCGTGGATCGCGCAAAACCTCCCTGCACGACATAGTAAACGGAGCCTCTGACCTCCACCCGATAGGCCCGCACATACGACGGCTGCCACCCCCTGAAATCCGAGATCGTGCGCATGTCGCCCGGCGGACTCTGGTCGGAAAAACGAACGTGATCCACCACCGCCCCCGCCCAAATCAACACCGCCAGCAAACCCCCTCCCATAAGCCCAAGCTTCAAGATGGTCAGAATAGTCCCTCCAGCCTTCCTCATCCGCTCTCCAATCCAAATCCGGTAGGGCGGGTCATGACCCGCCTCTTCGCTCAACCCGCCCCTTCACCCTCGGCATCCGCACCGTTCACTCCGGCAACGCCGCCTTCCTTCCGATGGTCGACCATCCTCATCGCCCTCGAGTCATGGAATGCCGCGTCTGAAGACCTCCCCCATCCATTGCCGATGCTTCCAAACTCAAAAAAATATCCCAACCGCCTCCGCCAGGATCGGCCGAACCAGTTTCTTCCCATCACCCACAGGGACCATTCCCCGACGGCCTGCCCGTCGTGAACAGCCTGCCTGGTCTTCTCGATGATCGTCAGGACGGCTTG
The nucleotide sequence above comes from Phycisphaerae bacterium. Encoded proteins:
- a CDS encoding GNAT family acetyltransferase: MNAMAAEIVAFDERVHRGQVVRLWELVFGYEAAHNAPGLVIDKKLAVGDGLFWVATVDGAVVGTVMAGYDGHRGWIYSLAVHPDCRGRGIGSRLLSWAERGLASRGCVKINLQIMEGNEGVRGFYEANGYAVEKRVSMGTRVLANIEGVQDRRSSAAEGSVLPGVRMDEVEIVSGGVELLGRVAPLWHELNQFHVGVGGPFSDEISGRTFGQRREGLLAGGKALRVEIVYHGGDVGYCISSVCGGVGEIDSLYLKPRYRGRGLGRRLTESALRWMDEHGVSKKVVVALAGNESAV